DNA from Petropleomorpha daqingensis:
CGAGGAGGCCATGCCGGTCTCCCAGTCCTCGTTCGCCACCACGACCGCGTTGCCGAGCTGCGCCTGCCGCCACACGTCGACGGCCCGGGCGCCGAGGACGACGAGCACCGTGTCGCAGACGGCCTGCGCCGTCCCGACCGCCCGTTCCACGAGCAGGCTGCCGTCGTACTCGACGAGGGCCTTGGGCATGCCGTAGCGGCGCCCTCCTCCGGCGGCGAGGACGACGGCGGCGACGGTCACGGCCTCCACTCTCTCAGCGCTCGTAGACGGCGATCTCGGAGGCCTTCACCGTGGCCCAGACCGGCGAGCCAGGCGCGAGCTGCAGCTCGGCGAACGCGGTCGCGGTGACGTCGGCGACCAGGGACACCTCCCCCTCGAGGTCGCAGCGGACGGTCGCCCCGTACGGGGTCGCGCCGACCAGGTGCACCGGCCAGACGTTGCGCGGGCTGCCCTCGGGGCGGCTGAGGTACAGCGCGACCGATTCCGGCCGGACGGCGACGAAGACCGGCCCGTCGGCCTCCTCGGCGACGGCCACCACGCCGCCGTCGTCCAGGCGCACCGTCGTCCCCTCCGCCGTGCCGGGCAGCAGCGAGAGCCCGACCAGCCGGGCGACGTAGTCGGTCCGCGGCCGGCGGGCCACCTCCGCGGGCGTCCCCTCCTGCACGACGCGGCCGTCCTCGACGACGACGACCCGGTCGGCCAGCGCCATCGCGTCGACCGGGTCGTGGCTGACCAGCACCGTGCTGCCGGCGAACGCGGCCAGGTGCCGGCGCAGCTCGGCGCGCACGGTGAGGCGGGTGCGGGCGTCCAGCGCGGACAGCGGCTCGTCGAGCAGCAGCACCGCCGGGTCGGTGGCCAGCGCGCGGGCCAGGGCCGCCCGCTGCGCCTGGCCGCCGGAGAGCTGGCCGGGCTTGCTGGTGGCGAGGTCGCCCAGGCCCACGCGGGCCAGCCAGTCGGCGGCGCGGCGGCGGGCCTCGGCGTGCCGCATCCCCCGCGTGCGCAGCCCGAAGGCGACGTTCTCCAGCGCGGACAGGTGCGGGAACAGCAGGTAGTCCTGGAAGACCATGCCCACCCGGCGGCGGTGCGGCGGGACGTGGACGCCGTCGTCGTCCCACACGTCGCCGTCCACGGTGACCCGGCCGGTGTCCGGGGCGAGCAGCCCGGCGAGCACCCGCAGGAGGGTGGACTTGCCGGCGCCGTTGGGACCGAGGACGGCGAGGACCTCGCCGTCGGCGACGGCCAGGTCGAGGTCGACCGTGAGCTGTCCGCGGCGCACGGTCATGGTGACCGCCAGGCTCATGCCGCGGCGGCCCGTCCCAGCCAGCGCTCGCGAAGGAGCAAGAGCGTGGCCACGGACACGACCAACAGGATGAGGGACAGCACGATCGCCGCCTCGGGGTCGCTCTGCAGCGCGAGGTAGACCGACAGCGGCATCGTCTGCGTCGTCCCGGGGAAGTTGCCCGCGAAGGTGATGGTCGCGCCGAACTCGCCGAGCGCGCGGGCCCAGCAGAGGACGGCGCCGGCGGCGACGCCGGGGGAGACCAGCGGCAGCGTGACGCGGCGGAACGTCGTCCACCGGTCGGCGCCGAGGGTGGCGGCGGCGTCCTCGAAGCGGGCGTCGGCCGCGCGCAGCGCTCCCTCGACGCTGATCACGAGGAACGGCATCGCGACGAACGTCTCGGCGATGACGACGGCCAGCGTGGTGAACGGGATGGTGAAACCGGTCCACTCGTACAGCAGCCGGCCGAGGATGCCCTGCCGGCCGAGCACGAGGAACAGCGCGACGCCGCCGACCACCGGCGGCAGCACGAGGGGGACCGTGACCAGCGCGCGGAGCACCGACCGCCCGCGCATGCGGGTGCGGGCCAGCACCCAGGCGATGGGCACGCCGAGCACCATCGCGACCGCCGTGGCCAGCGTCGCGGTGACCAACGAGAGCCGCAGCGCCTCACCGACACCGGGCTCGGTGAGCCGCGCGCCGAGGTCGGACCAGGGCGCGCGGATCAGCAGGCCGAGCAGCGGCAGGACCAGGAACAGCGTGCCGATCGCGGCGGGGACGAGCAGGGGGAGCGGGACCCCGCCCTCGCGGGGACGGCTCACGGGTTGCGGAAGCCGGCGTCGGTGAGCGCCTTCTGCCCCTCGTCGGAGGTCACCAGGTCGACGAACGCCTTCGCCGCGTCGGGGTTGGGTGCCGCCTCGAGCACGCAGATCGGGTACTCGTTGACCGCCTGGTCGGCCTCGGGGAACTCGATGCCCTCGACCTGGTCGCCGGCCGCCTCGACGTCGGTGGCGTAGACCAGGGCGGCGTCGACCTCACCGAGCTGCACCTTGTTCAGCGCGGCCTTGACGTCGGTCTCCTCGGTGTCGGGCCGGGCGTTGATCCCGGCCGCCTGGAAGACCGTCTGCGCCGCGGCGCCGCACGGCACGGTCGGCGCGCAGACCGCCAGGGTCAGGTCGGCGTTCTCGAAGTCCTTCAGCCCGGTCACGTGGCCGGGGTTGCCCTTGGGGACGGCGATCTCCAGCACGTTCTCGGCGAAGATCTTCGGGTCGGCGCCCTGCAGCCCGGCGTCGGTGACGACCTTCATCTGCTTCTCGTTGGCGCTGGCGAAGACGTCGGCGGGGGCGCCCTGCGTGATCTGGGTGGCCAGGGCGTCGCTGCCGGCGAAGTTGAACTTCACGTCCAGCTCCGGGTTCTCCTTCATCAGCTGGTCGCCCAGATCGGTGAAGACGTCGGTGAGCGACGCGGCGGCGAAGACCGTGAGCGTGCCGGTGAGGTCGCCGCCGGAGGACTCCGCCGCCGAGGAGCGTCCCGAGGTCGAGGCGGCGTCGTTCGACGAGCCGCCGCAGGCGGTCAGGGCAAGCAGCGCCGCCGCGGGCAGCGCGAGCAGGGCACGCGTCCTCATCCGTCCTCCGTCTCCGCAAGTGCGGAGTGACAACACCAGACGGAACCGTACTTGCGCAAGAGTGACGGGCCGCAGGGCCGCTGTTACGGGATGTCGACGCTGACCTGGGTCGCCTTGACCGTGGCCACGGCCCGGACACCGACCTCGAGCCCGAGCTCGTCGGCGGCCTCGCGGGACATCAGCGAGACCACGCGGAA
Protein-coding regions in this window:
- a CDS encoding TOBE domain-containing protein; its protein translation is MALADRVVVVEDGRVVQEGTPAEVARRPRTDYVARLVGLSLLPGTAEGTTVRLDDGGVVAVAEEADGPVFVAVRPESVALYLSRPEGSPRNVWPVHLVGATPYGATVRCDLEGEVSLVADVTATAFAELQLAPGSPVWATVKASEIAVYER
- a CDS encoding ABC transporter permease, translating into MSRPREGGVPLPLLVPAAIGTLFLVLPLLGLLIRAPWSDLGARLTEPGVGEALRLSLVTATLATAVAMVLGVPIAWVLARTRMRGRSVLRALVTVPLVLPPVVGGVALFLVLGRQGILGRLLYEWTGFTIPFTTLAVVIAETFVAMPFLVISVEGALRAADARFEDAAATLGADRWTTFRRVTLPLVSPGVAAGAVLCWARALGEFGATITFAGNFPGTTQTMPLSVYLALQSDPEAAIVLSLILLVVSVATLLLLRERWLGRAAAA
- the modA gene encoding molybdate ABC transporter substrate-binding protein; this translates as MRTRALLALPAAALLALTACGGSSNDAASTSGRSSAAESSGGDLTGTLTVFAAASLTDVFTDLGDQLMKENPELDVKFNFAGSDALATQITQGAPADVFASANEKQMKVVTDAGLQGADPKIFAENVLEIAVPKGNPGHVTGLKDFENADLTLAVCAPTVPCGAAAQTVFQAAGINARPDTEETDVKAALNKVQLGEVDAALVYATDVEAAGDQVEGIEFPEADQAVNEYPICVLEAAPNPDAAKAFVDLVTSDEGQKALTDAGFRNP